A region from the Oryzias latipes chromosome 20, ASM223467v1 genome encodes:
- the hus1 gene encoding checkpoint protein HUS1, with the protein MKFRGKIVDVACLNHFTRVVTTISKLTKTCVLRLNPDNLFFVLSGKVANGGVSMWCELSQANFFDEYQMEGVSPENNEICLELAPENLSRALKTIQNAKSVKVKLTKKHCPCLTVCAELPTLSSISRVVTHDVPVDVIPKRLWHEFKEPSVPDYDVSIYLPPLKTIKNVVDRMKNLSNFLVIEANMNGEMNLKIETDLVSVTTYFKDLGNPPWGDGASQDGGPTQSRDPDSMAEARVDVRKLQQFLVGQQVNPSKSMCNIVHQSVLHLILLHEDVSLQYFIPAVA; encoded by the exons CATCTCCAAGCTGACCAAGACGTGCGTGCTGCGGCTCAACCCGGACAACCTTTTCTTTGTCCTGTCAGGGAAAGTGGCCAATGGAGGAGTCAGCATGTGGTGTGAGCTGTCACAG GCTAACTTCTTCGACGAGTACCAGATGGAGGGCGTTTCTCCAGAGAACAATGAGATTTGTCTGGAGTTGGCTCCAGAGAACCTGTCCAGAGCCCTGAAGACGATCCAGAATGCCAAATCTGTTAAAGTCAAACTTACCAAGAAGCATTGCCCCTGTCTGACTGTCTGCGCCGAGCTG CCCACTCTGTCTAGCATCAGCAGGGTGGTCACTCATGATGTTCCCGTGGACGTGATCCCCAAAAGACTCTGGCACGAGTTTAAGGAACCAAGTGTGCCGGACTATGAT GTCAGCATCTACCTGCCGCCTCTGAAGACCATAAAGAACGTAGTGGACAGAATGAAGAACCTCTCCAACTTTCTG GTAATTGAGGCCAACATGAACGGAGAGATGAACCTGAAGATCGAGACCGACCTGGTTTCTGTCACCACCTACTTCAAAGATTTAGGAAACCCTCCTTGGG GCGATGGCGCCTCTCAGGACGGCGGCCCAACCCAGAGCAGGGACCCGGACAGCATGGCTGAGGCCCGGGTGGACGTCAGGAAGCTACAGCAGTTCCTGGTGGGACAGCAGGTCAACCCCAGCAAGTCCATGTGCA ATATCGTCCATCAGAGTGTCCTCCACCTGATTCTGCTGCATGAAGACGTGTCCCTGCAGTATTTCATCCCCGCCGTGGCGTAG